From Desulfonatronum thioautotrophicum, the proteins below share one genomic window:
- a CDS encoding tetratricopeptide repeat protein yields MSSTTVDPHDQGRRLVVAVIALGLVLLVIGSVIYRLQNPSLTMVSRPSETSMAMSEITELMARLDREPNHLPTMMALGDQFMRMGSYERAAVFWRRSIAQDPTLERALNGLGVAYYNMDQFTESAEQFARIVEISPGNYRAHFNLGMLQKHYLDEPELARMSFQRVLELNPEDEEMVNRVRAELAEMSPSPGSEE; encoded by the coding sequence ATGAGCAGTACGACAGTCGACCCTCATGATCAGGGACGCCGCCTGGTCGTGGCGGTCATCGCCCTCGGCCTGGTCCTGTTGGTTATCGGATCAGTCATTTACCGTTTGCAGAATCCAAGTTTGACGATGGTGTCCCGGCCATCGGAGACTTCGATGGCCATGAGTGAAATCACCGAGCTGATGGCCCGGCTGGACAGAGAACCGAATCATCTGCCGACCATGATGGCTTTGGGCGACCAGTTCATGCGCATGGGATCCTATGAGCGCGCGGCTGTTTTTTGGAGACGGTCCATCGCTCAGGACCCGACCTTGGAGCGGGCCTTGAATGGTCTTGGCGTAGCCTATTACAACATGGATCAGTTCACGGAGTCAGCGGAGCAGTTTGCGCGCATTGTGGAAATTTCGCCAGGCAATTACCGGGCGCATTTCAACCTGGGCATGCTCCAAAAGCATTATCTTGACGAACCCGAGTTGGCCCGCATGTCCTTTCAACGGGTTCTGGAATTGAATCCCGAAGATGAAGAAATGGTTAATCGCGTTCGTGCCGAATTGGCCGAGATGTCACCGAGCCCCGGCTCTGAAGAGTAG
- a CDS encoding adenylate/guanylate cyclase domain-containing protein, with translation MRLSVKLFLGILLIAVLASGATGSFFYYQARSAMVESVRDQLLSTAKIAAMLVNGDDLKTLTTPEQMDSPTYQSIQELMGIIAQTSAEYLFAYTMRLENGQVRFIVDSPAYDDDGDGIISEDELPEPIGALYPNPTREMLHGFVRPTAEHRPHLDQWGKTISAYAPIHDSSGRPVGLIGIDMSVITMEEKLAAIRQAGLISLGIALILAISMGWYFSRSIFRPLAMLQHALLKVGEGDYTQRLDESGTGELAASARSYNIMVSELREKALMKSSLGKVLGAQAMQHLLDNQLELGGNMHHATLLVCDLRGFSRLCQRLPPKLLVSLLNDYLTAMVEVIQRHGGIVDKFVGDMVLAVFGHPVPLKQEQHAALNAAREMIARCDVLNEHLSLDSDLRLRNSIGLHCGPILAGNIGSPERMEYTVMGHSVNVASRIERLTRALDVRVAASADFIHAHGRGHGLESGGEVELPGMDTRLVMYVLRTSPKESGSG, from the coding sequence ATGCGACTGAGCGTCAAACTTTTTCTGGGCATTTTGCTGATCGCCGTCCTGGCTTCCGGGGCCACAGGCTCTTTTTTCTATTATCAGGCCAGGTCGGCCATGGTGGAATCCGTTCGTGATCAACTTCTTTCCACGGCCAAAATCGCGGCCATGCTCGTAAACGGTGACGACCTGAAGACCCTGACCACCCCTGAGCAAATGGACTCGCCCACCTACCAATCCATCCAGGAACTCATGGGCATCATCGCCCAAACCAGCGCTGAATACCTGTTTGCCTATACCATGCGCCTGGAGAACGGCCAGGTCCGTTTCATTGTTGACTCCCCGGCCTATGACGACGACGGCGACGGGATCATCAGTGAAGATGAACTGCCGGAGCCCATTGGCGCCCTCTATCCCAACCCGACCCGGGAGATGCTGCATGGGTTTGTCCGGCCCACCGCGGAACATCGCCCTCATCTGGATCAATGGGGCAAAACCATCTCGGCATACGCCCCGATCCACGATTCATCAGGACGCCCCGTGGGTCTCATCGGCATCGACATGTCCGTGATCACCATGGAGGAAAAATTGGCCGCTATCCGTCAAGCCGGGCTGATTTCCCTGGGTATAGCCCTGATCCTGGCCATCAGCATGGGCTGGTATTTCAGTCGCAGCATCTTCCGCCCTCTGGCCATGCTGCAACATGCATTGCTCAAGGTTGGCGAGGGGGACTACACCCAACGGCTGGATGAATCCGGAACAGGTGAACTTGCCGCTTCGGCCAGAAGCTATAACATCATGGTATCGGAGTTGCGCGAAAAAGCCCTGATGAAATCCAGCCTTGGCAAGGTGCTGGGTGCCCAGGCCATGCAGCACCTGCTGGACAACCAGCTGGAGCTGGGTGGGAATATGCATCACGCCACCCTGCTGGTCTGCGATCTGCGCGGTTTCTCCCGGTTGTGCCAGCGACTGCCCCCCAAACTGCTGGTGAGCCTGCTCAATGACTACCTCACGGCCATGGTCGAGGTTATTCAACGCCACGGCGGCATTGTCGACAAGTTTGTCGGCGACATGGTCCTGGCGGTTTTCGGGCATCCCGTCCCCCTCAAACAGGAACAACATGCGGCCCTGAACGCGGCCAGGGAGATGATCGCCCGGTGCGACGTCCTGAACGAACACTTGTCACTGGACTCGGACTTGCGGCTACGCAATTCCATCGGTCTGCATTGTGGACCGATTCTGGCCGGAAACATCGGCAGTCCGGAACGGATGGAATACACGGTCATGGGCCATTCCGTGAACGTGGCCAGCCGGATCGAACGGCTCACCCGGGCCCTGGATGTGCGGGTTGCGGCCAGCGCGGATTTTATCCACGCCCATGGCCGGGGCCACGGGCTGGAGTCGGGAGGTGAGGTGGAACTTCCCGGCATGGACACCAGGCTGGTGATGTACGTCCTTCGAACCTCGCCAAAAGAGTCTGGGTCAGGTTGA
- the tilS gene encoding tRNA lysidine(34) synthetase TilS: protein MPSPALPSRIQDLPATWARFCLDIERFLLRDLALPLQHRHLLLACSAGSDSTALLLILHCLAPRLGCTISVAHLDHGLRSESSQEVRCIADLCCRLGVPISTASSNVARYARSTGIGVEEAGRTLRYRFLFGVRRRLNADLLLTAHHADDLAEDVLMRLIRGTGWPGLAGMPSWDPTRRLLRPLLHTSKQDLRRFLVAINVAWSEDASNSDTRQTRNRVRWNLMPLLIRENPRFLRNITRLHRQGEMDADLFATMTTPLLREAQAEKKRETEHGPAQAGLLLQSSLLHTLHPGLRLRLYKAVIDDLGPGQTLHDSLLRLDQAWQRGSNTATIQFPGSKIARITPTGIHFTRSSHTPAQETSEPCD from the coding sequence ATGCCCAGCCCTGCTCTTCCTTCCCGCATCCAGGACCTTCCGGCGACCTGGGCGCGGTTCTGCCTGGATATTGAACGGTTTCTTCTCCGCGACCTTGCCCTTCCCCTGCAGCATCGCCACCTGCTGCTGGCCTGTTCCGCCGGGAGCGATTCCACGGCCCTGTTGTTGATCCTGCATTGTCTGGCTCCTCGCCTGGGATGCACCATCAGCGTCGCCCATCTGGATCACGGGTTGCGCTCGGAATCCAGCCAAGAGGTCCGCTGTATCGCTGATCTGTGTTGCCGTCTGGGTGTTCCGATCAGCACCGCAAGCAGCAATGTCGCCCGATACGCCCGGTCAACCGGAATAGGCGTGGAGGAAGCCGGGCGAACCCTGCGCTACCGTTTTCTGTTCGGGGTGCGCCGCCGCCTCAATGCCGATCTGCTGCTCACGGCCCATCATGCCGACGACCTAGCCGAGGACGTGCTGATGCGCCTGATCCGCGGAACCGGATGGCCGGGGCTGGCTGGCATGCCCAGCTGGGATCCGACCCGCCGTCTGCTGCGACCCCTGCTGCACACCTCCAAACAGGACCTCCGTCGCTTTCTGGTGGCCATCAATGTCGCCTGGTCCGAGGACGCCAGCAATTCGGACACCCGGCAGACCCGCAACCGCGTGCGCTGGAACCTGATGCCCTTGTTGATCCGGGAAAACCCGCGGTTCTTGCGAAACATCACCCGGCTGCACCGGCAGGGGGAAATGGATGCCGACCTTTTTGCAACGATGACCACCCCTTTGCTCCGGGAGGCGCAGGCAGAGAAAAAACGCGAAACCGAGCACGGACCTGCGCAGGCCGGCTTGCTGCTGCAATCCTCTTTGCTCCATACGCTGCATCCGGGGTTGCGCCTGCGTCTCTACAAGGCCGTCATCGATGATCTCGGCCCCGGTCAGACCCTGCACGATTCCCTGTTGCGCCTGGACCAAGCCTGGCAGAGGGGATCAAACACGGCAACCATTCAATTTCCCGGCAGCAAAATTGCCCGGATCACCCCGACAGGCATCCACTTCACCCGGTCGAGCCATACCCCGGCACAGGAGACTTCCGAACCATGCGACTGA
- a CDS encoding CcmD family protein → MDAAHYLLAANAAVWIGLGGYIVFLARRQAMMEQRLQHLEALDNEQYDSRPS, encoded by the coding sequence ATGGATGCAGCACACTATTTGTTGGCCGCCAATGCGGCGGTCTGGATCGGTCTGGGGGGCTACATTGTTTTTTTGGCCCGCCGTCAGGCCATGATGGAACAACGGCTTCAACACCTGGAGGCTCTGGATAATGAGCAGTACGACAGTCGACCCTCATGA